One region of Natronorubrum aibiense genomic DNA includes:
- a CDS encoding potassium channel family protein, with translation MSLWKSRRTGYYLALVAVTTVFFTLLYNYGMSTWEGRPQPLYRSLEIVFQTYTTTGYGEDAPWQTPQMNLLMIGMQLAGIGLILTAADVFAVPWLRNALSPTAPTAVTDVDDHVVICEYTSRGETFIEELESRGRAYVIVESDDELATRLHEDGHRVVHGDPESVEVLENAGVDRAMALVADSSDESSASIVLSAREVNPDVTTVTLVEDVALAEYHRIAGADSVLSPRQLLGESLARQVPTAVTTTVDDGIEIGNDLELVELSIESGSDLCNRTASEVQLRDRFAVDIVGVWVDGEFESPIDPELELDDDVRLLVAGDPARIEALREEATSSVRTFSRQRVLVAGYGEAGAAAADVLDDTGTEVTVIDRQEKADVDVVGDARKPETFLEAGIEDASAVIVTLNDDTTAIFTTLIASDLNSDVDVIVRANEPESEVKLYRAGAAYVQSLATVSGRMLASTIFEDESVLAFDKQINVVRLPVGRLAGRTFAGADVWEKTGCTVLVVVRDGELTAEFDPETFELEPSDEIIVAGTDESVRVFEQTYLKDE, from the coding sequence ATGTCACTGTGGAAGTCCCGGCGGACCGGCTACTATCTGGCGCTGGTGGCGGTGACGACCGTCTTCTTTACGCTCCTGTACAACTACGGAATGTCGACGTGGGAAGGACGGCCACAGCCCCTGTATCGCTCGCTCGAGATCGTCTTCCAGACGTACACAACGACGGGTTACGGTGAGGACGCACCGTGGCAGACCCCGCAGATGAACCTGTTGATGATCGGGATGCAACTGGCCGGCATCGGACTGATCCTCACCGCCGCGGACGTGTTCGCGGTGCCATGGCTGCGGAACGCGCTTTCTCCTACGGCACCGACGGCGGTGACGGATGTCGACGACCACGTCGTCATCTGCGAGTACACCTCCCGCGGCGAGACGTTCATCGAGGAACTTGAGTCCCGAGGCCGAGCCTACGTTATCGTCGAGTCCGACGACGAACTGGCGACGCGCCTCCACGAGGACGGCCACCGGGTCGTCCACGGCGACCCGGAGTCCGTCGAGGTGCTCGAGAACGCGGGGGTCGATCGGGCGATGGCGCTCGTTGCGGACAGCTCGGACGAGAGTAGCGCGAGCATCGTCCTTTCGGCGCGGGAAGTGAACCCGGACGTCACGACGGTGACGCTCGTCGAAGACGTCGCTCTCGCGGAGTACCACCGAATTGCGGGGGCCGACAGCGTGCTCTCACCGCGGCAACTACTGGGAGAGAGTCTGGCTCGGCAGGTCCCGACTGCGGTTACGACGACGGTCGACGACGGTATCGAAATCGGGAACGATCTGGAACTGGTCGAGCTCTCGATCGAATCCGGAAGCGACCTCTGCAATCGAACCGCGAGCGAGGTACAGCTTCGAGATCGATTCGCCGTCGATATCGTCGGCGTCTGGGTCGATGGCGAGTTCGAGAGCCCGATCGACCCGGAACTCGAACTGGACGACGACGTTCGGCTGCTCGTCGCTGGAGACCCGGCGCGGATCGAGGCCCTGCGCGAGGAGGCGACGTCCTCGGTTCGGACGTTTTCGCGCCAGCGCGTCCTCGTCGCCGGCTACGGCGAGGCGGGGGCAGCTGCGGCCGACGTCCTCGACGACACGGGCACCGAAGTAACGGTGATCGATCGCCAGGAGAAAGCGGATGTCGACGTCGTGGGCGATGCCAGAAAGCCGGAGACCTTCCTCGAGGCCGGGATCGAAGACGCCTCGGCCGTGATCGTCACCCTCAACGACGACACGACCGCGATTTTCACGACGCTGATCGCGAGCGATCTGAACTCCGACGTCGACGTGATCGTGCGGGCGAACGAACCCGAAAGCGAGGTGAAACTGTACCGTGCAGGCGCGGCCTACGTCCAGTCGCTGGCGACCGTCAGCGGCCGCATGCTGGCGTCGACGATCTTCGAGGACGAATCGGTGCTGGCGTTCGACAAGCAGATCAACGTCGTCAGACTCCCCGTTGGTCGGCTGGCGGGTCGCACCTTCGCCGGCGCCGACGTCTGGGAAAAGACCGGCTGTACCGTCCTCGTCGTCGTCCGCGATGGAGAGCTGACCGCGGAGTTCGATCCAGAGACGTTCGAGCTCGAACCGAGTGACGAGATCATCGTCGCGGGAACCGACGAGAGTGTCCGCGTATTCGAACAGACGTACCTCAAAGACGAGTGA
- a CDS encoding NAD(P)/FAD-dependent oxidoreductase — translation MHRIAIVGGGTGGTVLANRLADELQSELEAGEVDLTLITADPNHVYKPTFLYVPFGKKTVDDAKRPIDELVDRRVDLTIGRVIDIDTDRQKLAFADSSVLGYDQLVLATGANLEPEAVPGLADGGHHFYGPEGAERLRDELAEFTEGHLVLSVVGVPHMCPAAPVEFTLMVDDWLREQGRREDVEITYTYPINRAHGLESIADWATDLFEERDVTLETFFNVEEIDPDNEVIETVEGTELDYDLLVAIPPHAGSDLVIDAGLGDDGWVDVDKHTLEATAAENVYAIGDVADVPTSKAGSVAHYEAGVVADRIASRARGTVPTATYDGKTVCFLEAGMDEATFIEFTYGEEPYVREPSKPLHWAKLGYNESYWLTARGLL, via the coding sequence ATGCATCGAATCGCGATCGTCGGCGGCGGAACGGGTGGCACAGTACTCGCGAATCGGCTCGCGGACGAACTACAGTCGGAACTCGAGGCCGGCGAGGTAGACCTCACGCTGATCACGGCCGATCCGAACCACGTCTACAAGCCGACCTTCCTGTACGTGCCGTTCGGGAAGAAGACGGTCGACGACGCGAAACGGCCGATCGACGAGTTGGTCGACCGTCGTGTCGACCTCACGATCGGCCGCGTTATCGACATCGACACGGACAGACAGAAGTTGGCGTTCGCCGATAGCTCGGTCCTCGGCTACGACCAACTCGTACTCGCCACCGGCGCGAACCTCGAGCCCGAGGCCGTCCCCGGACTCGCCGACGGTGGCCACCACTTCTACGGTCCCGAGGGAGCCGAACGCCTCCGGGACGAGCTCGCAGAGTTCACCGAAGGCCACCTCGTACTGAGCGTCGTCGGCGTCCCACATATGTGCCCGGCCGCGCCCGTCGAGTTCACGCTGATGGTCGACGACTGGCTCCGCGAACAGGGACGGCGCGAGGACGTCGAGATCACCTACACGTACCCGATCAACCGCGCCCACGGCCTCGAGTCGATCGCCGACTGGGCGACCGACCTGTTCGAGGAACGTGACGTTACCCTCGAGACGTTCTTCAACGTCGAGGAGATCGACCCCGACAACGAGGTCATCGAGACCGTCGAAGGCACCGAACTGGACTACGACCTGCTCGTCGCCATCCCGCCCCACGCGGGCAGCGACCTCGTGATCGACGCGGGACTGGGCGATGACGGCTGGGTCGACGTTGACAAGCACACCCTCGAGGCGACCGCGGCCGAGAACGTCTACGCGATCGGTGACGTCGCGGACGTGCCGACGAGCAAGGCCGGCAGCGTCGCCCACTACGAGGCGGGCGTCGTCGCCGACCGAATCGCCAGTCGCGCCCGCGGGACGGTGCCGACGGCAACGTACGACGGCAAGACTGTCTGCTTCCTCGAGGCCGGCATGGACGAGGCGACGTTCATCGAGTTCACGTACGGCGAGGAGCCGTACGTGCGCGAGCCCTCGAAACCGCTCCACTGGGCGAAACTCGGCTACAACGAATCCTACTGGCTGACCGCACGGGGGTTACTCTAA
- a CDS encoding cytochrome ubiquinol oxidase subunit I, with protein sequence MIDPVTGSRLQFALTTIVHIIFPVMSMGLAPFLIYFTWKDIRTGKAIYEQLRRFWTRIFAVSFVVGTVTGLVLEFEFGTNFAAFSTTAGELFGGPLALEGMMAFMLEATFLGIFVFGRERVGNVLYMISAVAVGLGTWLSAVWILIANSWMQTPRGYELATENGQTIVQLVDPVAAYANPRFPWMFVHMQNAAVESVALFMAGLGAYFVFRHYVWGYPVENVRFWETTLKFGLVALLITAPLQVIHGDLYAQHVFQTQPQKFAAMEAVWETDSYVPEYIVAFPTSLEDLLNPRAKNIFGIGIPGGASWLASHGDPQATIRGLEEFPGPQPPVAIVFWAFRIMVALGFWFILLAVWGGYRWWTGDLLEDDLLHKALMASTPLGILAVELGWIVTEVGRQPWVIQDVLRTSDGVSPGLTAAEATATLAGFAVVYLGLLVLYTYVIVRIIRAGPPDVDGASRQESPETPTSEAGTDD encoded by the coding sequence ATGATCGACCCAGTCACCGGCAGTCGCCTCCAGTTTGCCCTCACGACCATCGTCCACATTATTTTCCCAGTGATGAGCATGGGGCTCGCACCGTTTTTGATCTACTTCACGTGGAAAGACATTCGAACCGGGAAAGCCATCTACGAGCAGCTACGCCGGTTCTGGACGCGGATCTTCGCCGTCAGTTTCGTCGTCGGCACCGTGACGGGGCTCGTCCTCGAGTTCGAGTTCGGCACCAACTTCGCGGCGTTCTCGACGACCGCCGGCGAACTGTTCGGCGGCCCGCTCGCGCTCGAGGGAATGATGGCGTTCATGCTCGAGGCGACGTTCCTCGGCATTTTCGTCTTCGGTCGCGAGCGCGTCGGGAACGTACTATATATGATTTCGGCGGTCGCCGTCGGCCTCGGCACGTGGCTCTCTGCTGTCTGGATTCTCATCGCCAACTCGTGGATGCAGACGCCACGGGGGTACGAACTGGCCACGGAGAACGGCCAGACGATCGTCCAGTTGGTCGATCCGGTCGCCGCCTACGCGAACCCCCGCTTCCCGTGGATGTTCGTCCACATGCAAAACGCCGCGGTCGAGTCCGTCGCGCTGTTTATGGCCGGCCTCGGTGCCTACTTCGTTTTCAGACACTACGTGTGGGGGTACCCGGTCGAAAACGTCCGATTCTGGGAGACGACGCTCAAGTTCGGCCTCGTCGCGCTGCTGATCACCGCGCCGCTGCAGGTGATCCACGGCGACCTGTACGCCCAGCACGTCTTCCAGACCCAACCTCAGAAGTTCGCCGCGATGGAAGCCGTCTGGGAGACTGACTCCTACGTCCCCGAATACATCGTCGCGTTCCCGACGAGTCTCGAGGACCTGCTGAATCCGCGGGCCAAGAACATCTTCGGCATCGGTATCCCCGGCGGCGCGTCGTGGCTCGCCAGCCACGGCGACCCGCAGGCGACGATTCGGGGGTTAGAGGAGTTCCCTGGTCCCCAGCCTCCCGTCGCGATCGTCTTCTGGGCGTTCCGGATCATGGTCGCGCTCGGCTTTTGGTTCATCCTGCTCGCCGTCTGGGGCGGCTACCGCTGGTGGACAGGTGACCTCCTCGAGGACGACCTGCTCCACAAGGCGCTGATGGCGTCGACGCCGCTCGGCATCCTCGCGGTCGAGCTGGGTTGGATCGTCACGGAGGTCGGGCGACAGCCGTGGGTCATCCAGGACGTCTTACGGACGAGCGACGGCGTCTCGCCGGGGCTGACGGCCGCCGAAGCGACGGCGACGCTCGCCGGATTCGCCGTCGTCTACCTCGGCTTACTCGTCCTCTATACGTACGTCATCGTCCGGATCATCCGCGCCGGACCGCCGGACGTAGACGGGGCCTCGAGACAGGAGTCACCGGAGACGCCCACGTCGGAGGCCGGTACCGATGACTGA
- a CDS encoding DUF211 domain-containing protein, with translation MSAPIRRLVLDVMKPHDPDILEFADAVAGCSGVEGVNAVLVETDRAVQNLKLTIEGDDLEAAAIEETVVDLGGTVHSIDQVVCGERLVEQSATPQDR, from the coding sequence ATGAGTGCCCCGATACGACGGCTCGTTCTCGACGTCATGAAGCCACACGACCCCGATATCCTCGAGTTCGCCGACGCCGTCGCCGGCTGTTCGGGCGTCGAGGGCGTCAACGCCGTGCTCGTCGAAACCGATCGGGCGGTCCAGAATCTCAAACTCACGATCGAGGGCGACGACCTCGAGGCGGCGGCCATCGAAGAGACCGTCGTCGACCTCGGCGGGACGGTCCATTCGATCGATCAGGTCGTCTGTGGCGAGCGACTTGTCGAACAGAGCGCGACGCCACAGGACCGCTAG
- a CDS encoding VIT1/CCC1 transporter family protein, with product MPSLHTLLADEDVRSISRRYFISNGFDGTLTSIGIIVGAYLSGVTEGITVVTIGLGAAVGLGTSGVWSVWEIERAEKQAELLRIEQAMLTELDETTVQQRRTGARKINAVASGIGPLIGIILPLLPFLAHDVLFTLLEATLVGIAVGVVVLFTFGAYLGSISKQNWIVAGIRMGLAGIVVAALNLFLPG from the coding sequence ATGCCGTCGCTTCACACTCTCCTCGCGGACGAGGACGTCCGGTCGATTTCTCGGCGCTACTTCATCTCGAACGGGTTCGACGGCACGCTGACGAGCATCGGGATCATCGTCGGCGCGTATCTGTCGGGCGTGACCGAGGGTATCACCGTCGTCACCATCGGCCTCGGCGCGGCCGTCGGGCTCGGCACTTCGGGCGTCTGGAGCGTCTGGGAGATCGAACGCGCCGAGAAACAGGCCGAACTGCTGCGGATCGAGCAGGCCATGCTGACCGAGTTAGACGAGACGACGGTTCAACAGCGACGAACAGGGGCGCGAAAGATCAACGCAGTCGCGAGCGGTATCGGGCCGTTAATCGGCATTATTCTGCCGTTGCTCCCGTTTCTCGCCCACGATGTCCTCTTTACGCTGCTCGAGGCGACGCTCGTCGGGATCGCCGTCGGCGTCGTCGTCCTGTTTACGTTCGGCGCGTATCTCGGGTCGATCTCGAAACAGAACTGGATCGTCGCCGGCATCCGGATGGGACTTGCAGGTATCGTCGTCGCCGCCCTCAACCTATTTCTGCCGGGGTGA
- the trxA gene encoding thioredoxin — protein sequence MSDSADDERQRIREQKKQELRERLENGGSVGGPDAQQAATPSDPISIRGADHLESVVSDHDVVLVDCYADWCGPCQMLEPTVKALAAETDAAVAKVDIDANQRLAQQLGARSVPTLLLYANGQPVERMVGVQDKATLKGLIDQHS from the coding sequence ATGAGCGACTCTGCAGACGACGAACGGCAACGGATCCGTGAGCAGAAAAAACAGGAGTTGCGCGAACGCCTCGAGAACGGTGGCAGCGTCGGCGGCCCCGACGCCCAGCAAGCGGCGACGCCGTCCGACCCGATCAGCATTCGGGGTGCCGACCACCTCGAGTCCGTCGTCAGCGACCACGACGTCGTCCTCGTGGACTGCTATGCCGACTGGTGTGGACCCTGTCAGATGCTCGAGCCGACGGTGAAGGCGCTGGCCGCAGAAACCGACGCCGCGGTCGCGAAAGTCGACATCGACGCCAACCAGAGGCTCGCCCAGCAACTGGGCGCGCGCAGCGTCCCGACGCTGCTCCTCTACGCCAACGGCCAGCCCGTCGAGCGCATGGTCGGCGTGCAGGATAAGGCGACGCTCAAAGGACTCATCGACCAACACAGCTGA
- a CDS encoding cytochrome d ubiquinol oxidase subunit II, whose translation MTELTMPATLAAEPLFGLPLSDLWFGLVFFIFGMFLFLDGFDFGVGALFALRDDADEREQLLSAIGPFWDGNEVWLVVFGGTLFAAFPAVYANLFSRYYLLMFAILGALIVRGLAPEMYEQRHDEAWQRWWGRAFVVGSLTAPFFLGMFTANWLLGATTIVTLPGVVVGLAVVALTVVDGVAFLRVKTRGDLRADLQTDGYRALGAYLGLIVLTLGYVYAGVPALRSSLFSVPVAALVLATLVLAVVYAVATKEDRYYVAFGAAAGLVFALVGIVAGLMYPAIDRAGGLTVETAIVSTLPLNLMSIGAAILLPLVFVYFGVLYSAFSGPIEAGESY comes from the coding sequence ATGACTGAACTCACGATGCCCGCGACGCTCGCGGCCGAGCCACTGTTCGGTCTGCCACTTTCTGACCTCTGGTTTGGACTCGTGTTTTTCATCTTCGGGATGTTCCTGTTTCTCGACGGCTTCGATTTCGGCGTCGGCGCGCTGTTCGCGCTGCGCGACGACGCCGACGAGCGCGAGCAGTTACTGTCCGCGATCGGCCCGTTCTGGGACGGCAACGAGGTGTGGCTCGTCGTCTTCGGCGGCACGCTGTTTGCGGCGTTTCCGGCCGTCTACGCCAACCTGTTCAGTCGCTACTACCTGCTGATGTTCGCCATTCTGGGCGCGCTCATCGTTCGCGGGCTCGCCCCCGAGATGTACGAACAGCGCCACGACGAGGCGTGGCAGCGCTGGTGGGGGCGAGCATTCGTCGTCGGCAGCCTCACGGCCCCGTTCTTTCTGGGCATGTTCACGGCGAACTGGCTGCTCGGCGCAACGACGATCGTGACGCTGCCGGGCGTCGTCGTTGGCCTCGCCGTCGTCGCCCTGACCGTCGTCGACGGCGTCGCCTTCCTCCGAGTGAAAACGCGGGGTGACCTGCGCGCGGATCTCCAGACGGACGGCTACCGAGCGCTCGGCGCGTATCTCGGCCTGATCGTCCTGACGCTCGGCTACGTCTACGCTGGGGTGCCTGCGCTGCGCTCGTCCCTGTTTTCGGTCCCGGTTGCCGCGCTCGTCCTCGCGACGCTCGTCCTCGCCGTAGTCTACGCCGTGGCGACGAAGGAAGACCGCTACTACGTGGCGTTCGGTGCCGCCGCGGGACTCGTCTTCGCGCTGGTCGGCATCGTCGCCGGACTCATGTATCCGGCCATCGATCGCGCCGGCGGGCTGACGGTCGAGACGGCGATCGTTTCGACACTCCCGCTGAATCTGATGTCGATCGGGGCGGCGATCCTGTTACCGCTGGTCTTCGTCTACTTCGGCGTCCTCTACTCGGCGTTCAGCGGTCCGATCGAAGCGGGTGAGTCGTACTGA
- a CDS encoding DUF1641 domain-containing protein, whose product MSDTESVPERDDGDPTLEDVVAENPEEVARFLERLDVVNDLLDTADLATAAMDDRMIQELSGTATNLGAAADGLATDEVARLGEATGENADELADAIETIARLQRSGTLDDLVALSDVAALASSALDDEMITELAATGTSLGELADTASDDDVARTLGSVLEAVGEAGSEPAEPVGIRELVRALRDPDVRRGLGFMLTIAGAVGGNVSDRHER is encoded by the coding sequence ATGTCTGACACCGAATCCGTTCCCGAGCGAGACGACGGTGACCCGACCCTCGAGGACGTCGTCGCCGAGAACCCCGAGGAAGTCGCCCGGTTCCTCGAGCGACTCGACGTCGTCAACGACCTGCTCGACACCGCGGATCTCGCGACGGCTGCGATGGACGACCGAATGATCCAGGAACTGTCGGGCACGGCGACGAACCTCGGCGCGGCGGCGGACGGACTCGCGACCGACGAAGTCGCACGACTCGGCGAGGCCACCGGCGAGAACGCCGACGAACTGGCCGACGCGATCGAGACCATCGCTCGCCTGCAGCGGTCCGGAACGCTCGACGATCTGGTGGCGCTTTCGGACGTCGCCGCGCTCGCCTCGTCGGCGCTGGACGACGAGATGATAACCGAACTCGCAGCGACCGGCACCAGCCTCGGCGAGTTGGCCGACACAGCGTCCGACGACGACGTCGCTCGCACGCTCGGATCGGTGCTCGAGGCCGTTGGCGAGGCCGGCAGCGAACCAGCAGAGCCGGTCGGAATCCGCGAGTTGGTGCGTGCCCTCCGAGATCCTGACGTGCGGCGCGGATTGGGCTTCATGCTGACCATCGCCGGTGCAGTGGGCGGGAACGTATCGGACCGACACGAGCGGTGA
- a CDS encoding sulfurtransferase TusA family protein, which translates to MTATIEPDVTIDSRDAACPGPLMDLIGKVKTLEAGTVVELQTTERNSTTDVPEWLEEAGHDLLEIESRDDHWSLYIEVN; encoded by the coding sequence ATGACAGCAACTATCGAACCAGACGTTACGATCGACTCACGCGATGCGGCGTGTCCCGGCCCGCTGATGGACCTCATCGGAAAGGTGAAAACGCTCGAGGCCGGCACCGTCGTCGAACTCCAGACCACCGAACGCAACTCCACGACGGACGTCCCGGAGTGGCTCGAGGAGGCCGGTCACGACTTACTCGAGATCGAATCGCGCGACGACCACTGGAGTCTCTACATCGAGGTTAACTGA
- a CDS encoding DUF1684 domain-containing protein, whose translation MTDDWKRTLETQRAEKDQYFANDPHSPIPPAERESIDGLEYYPTDGDYRFELPLSEYDDPERVVVGTSTDGEREYLRWGEFRFTVDGEDVTVQAYKSEPGDDRLWVPFRDATSGEATYGAGRYLDLEPGTHRTADGKWILDFNEAYNPTCAYSDQYDCPLPPMENWLEVPIEAGEKTFH comes from the coding sequence ATGACCGACGACTGGAAACGGACGCTCGAGACGCAACGCGCCGAGAAAGACCAGTACTTCGCCAACGATCCCCACTCGCCGATTCCGCCGGCCGAACGCGAGTCGATCGACGGACTCGAGTACTACCCGACCGACGGCGACTACCGGTTCGAGCTTCCGCTCTCCGAGTACGACGATCCGGAACGAGTCGTCGTTGGGACGAGCACAGACGGCGAGCGCGAGTACCTGCGCTGGGGCGAGTTCCGGTTCACCGTCGACGGTGAGGACGTCACCGTCCAAGCGTACAAATCCGAGCCGGGCGACGACCGGCTCTGGGTGCCGTTTCGCGACGCGACCAGCGGTGAGGCAACCTATGGCGCGGGTCGGTACCTCGATTTAGAGCCCGGCACCCACCGGACGGCCGACGGGAAGTGGATCCTCGATTTCAACGAAGCGTACAACCCCACGTGTGCGTACTCGGACCAATACGACTGCCCACTTCCGCCGATGGAAAACTGGCTCGAGGTCCCGATCGAAGCCGGCGAAAAGACGTTTCACTGA
- a CDS encoding SHOCT domain-containing protein, with the protein MLQPRDLLGRYVGRATASGAVLLVAASTAVTAQGHGGAGGAMGGWGPVGGWMVLWPVVLLGVLALVAAWAVGRGRDDRPQRDERVHDHTDRSDPALVELRERYARGELSEEEFAQRRRTLQLQG; encoded by the coding sequence ATGTTGCAACCACGCGACCTACTCGGACGGTATGTCGGACGCGCCACGGCGAGTGGTGCCGTCCTCCTCGTCGCTGCGAGTACAGCGGTGACGGCGCAGGGTCACGGCGGTGCTGGCGGGGCGATGGGCGGTTGGGGGCCGGTCGGCGGTTGGATGGTCCTCTGGCCGGTCGTGCTTCTCGGCGTGCTCGCGCTCGTGGCCGCCTGGGCCGTGGGCCGCGGTCGGGACGACCGACCCCAGCGAGACGAGCGAGTGCACGATCACACCGACCGATCGGATCCGGCGCTCGTCGAACTCCGCGAGCGCTATGCACGCGGAGAGCTCTCCGAGGAGGAGTTCGCACAGCGCCGACGGACGTTGCAACTGCAAGGGTGA